From Humisphaera borealis, the proteins below share one genomic window:
- a CDS encoding DnaT-like ssDNA-binding protein encodes MTIEVEISGDTPASVVLRDSTNTYGVKRTDTNAVVVAAGTAMVNAGGGIWRKSFDEPALGLTYAYGYRITWDDGSYNDGSRTIAGSTDAGPSYLTVATASAVLVSVPSTQLAAYRAASDADKLAALVQATAEIDAAGPWQGRRYDLDPAVQTLEFPRVPYERYQTAPGQAIRPPAAYAIAEQVWDWDDTTKTAVVPRNVKLAVLHQANAILLGERAARLDAQHDGLASQDVGSLKESYRPAAGGGREKNLVRQAADLLRPYRLKSGRIL; translated from the coding sequence ATGACTATCGAAGTCGAAATCTCCGGTGACACGCCCGCTTCGGTGGTGCTTCGCGACAGCACGAACACCTACGGCGTCAAGCGGACCGACACCAACGCGGTCGTGGTGGCGGCGGGGACGGCGATGGTCAACGCCGGCGGCGGGATCTGGCGCAAGAGCTTCGACGAGCCGGCCCTGGGCCTGACGTACGCCTACGGGTACCGCATCACCTGGGACGACGGCAGTTATAACGACGGCAGCCGCACGATCGCCGGCTCGACGGACGCCGGGCCGAGCTACCTCACCGTCGCCACCGCATCGGCCGTGCTGGTATCGGTGCCGTCGACGCAGCTCGCCGCCTACCGGGCCGCCAGCGACGCCGACAAGCTGGCGGCCCTGGTGCAGGCGACGGCGGAGATCGACGCCGCCGGGCCGTGGCAGGGCCGGCGGTACGACCTGGACCCCGCCGTCCAGACGCTGGAGTTCCCACGCGTGCCTTACGAGCGGTACCAGACCGCACCCGGTCAGGCGATTCGGCCGCCGGCGGCGTACGCGATCGCCGAGCAGGTCTGGGACTGGGACGACACGACCAAGACCGCCGTCGTGCCGCGCAACGTGAAGCTGGCCGTCCTGCACCAGGCCAACGCGATCCTGCTCGGCGAACGGGCGGCCCGCCTGGACGCCCAGCACGACGGGCTGGCCAGCCAGGACGTCGGCAGCCTCAAGGAAAGCTACCGCCCGGCGGCCGGCGGTGGGCGGGAGAAGAACCTGGTGCGGCAGGCGGCGGATCTGCTTCGGCCGTACCGGCTCAAGAGCGGGAGGATCCTGTGA
- a CDS encoding right-handed parallel beta-helix repeat-containing protein, with the protein MATRKYTIDVLDDAGQEVKRVFTAQPKVGESPVSAELAAVLDAAFRPVPAPAPTPAPEPGTVTPPPPVSPPIVTPPVVVLPPPVVVPPRPAGIHVSQGDNWAEAVRSAKPGDTVWLAAGGVWTTQLADTALRLKGVTIAAYGDGPAPLITVNKGSALTLWRAIELVINGIRFSARQPTAQGVRLLGCEVTVLNGCEITGFTIGLAAEAFGANRGKALNMVNCDVHDNYSQTGDDSHGVYVDACDGIQVRGGRYHHNGWRESQPAGASRMRNHNLYITGESRQLSVTEARISAACSHGLQARCGGQIVGNQFIDNPIHMSFGLVNGAGPIVPGGVTGKITRNLFLGERPLGSDVGVIERRGWAIEASNVKEAEISGNVFANNGPANPQASQAAIKLDLCRLTGKDASTPHPQAKQVIKIGKLAIFENSCTWPSNAPGGPVWVGAACDELRQQSSWPAVDVAAVRASVR; encoded by the coding sequence ATGGCGACACGCAAATACACGATCGACGTCCTCGACGACGCGGGCCAGGAGGTCAAGCGGGTGTTCACCGCCCAGCCCAAGGTCGGCGAGTCGCCGGTGTCGGCGGAGCTGGCGGCCGTGCTCGACGCGGCGTTCCGGCCGGTGCCCGCGCCGGCTCCGACGCCTGCGCCCGAACCTGGCACGGTGACTCCGCCGCCGCCTGTGTCGCCGCCGATTGTCACGCCGCCCGTCGTCGTGTTGCCGCCGCCTGTGGTGGTTCCTCCGCGGCCGGCGGGCATCCATGTGAGCCAGGGCGACAACTGGGCCGAGGCGGTGCGGTCGGCCAAGCCGGGCGACACGGTCTGGCTGGCGGCGGGCGGCGTCTGGACGACGCAGCTTGCCGACACGGCTCTGCGGCTCAAGGGTGTCACGATCGCCGCGTACGGCGACGGGCCCGCCCCCCTGATCACGGTCAACAAGGGCTCGGCCTTGACGCTGTGGCGGGCAATCGAGCTGGTGATCAATGGCATCCGCTTCAGCGCCCGCCAGCCGACCGCCCAGGGCGTTCGACTGCTGGGTTGCGAGGTGACGGTCTTGAACGGCTGTGAGATCACCGGCTTCACGATCGGCTTGGCAGCTGAGGCGTTCGGCGCGAACCGCGGCAAGGCTCTGAACATGGTCAACTGCGACGTGCACGACAACTACAGCCAGACCGGCGACGACAGCCACGGCGTGTACGTCGACGCCTGCGATGGCATCCAAGTGCGGGGCGGCCGGTACCACCACAACGGCTGGCGGGAAAGCCAGCCGGCGGGCGCGAGCCGGATGCGAAACCACAACCTCTACATCACCGGCGAGAGCCGGCAGCTGTCGGTCACCGAGGCCCGGATCTCCGCCGCCTGCTCGCACGGGCTCCAAGCACGGTGCGGCGGGCAGATCGTCGGCAATCAGTTCATCGACAACCCGATCCACATGAGCTTCGGCCTGGTCAATGGCGCGGGTCCGATCGTGCCCGGCGGCGTCACGGGCAAGATCACTCGCAACCTGTTCCTGGGCGAGCGTCCGCTCGGCAGCGACGTCGGCGTTATAGAGCGACGGGGCTGGGCGATCGAGGCGAGCAACGTCAAGGAGGCCGAGATCTCCGGCAACGTCTTCGCCAACAACGGGCCGGCGAACCCCCAGGCCAGCCAGGCGGCGATCAAGTTGGACCTTTGCCGGCTGACCGGCAAGGACGCGAGCACCCCGCATCCCCAGGCGAAGCAGGTGATCAAGATCGGCAAGCTGGCGATCTTCGAAAACAGTTGCACCTGGCCGAGCAATGCACCAGGCGGACCGGTCTGGGTTGGCGCGGCGTGCGACGAGCTGCGACAGCAATCGTCCTGGCCCGCCGTTGATGTGGCGGCCGTGCGAGCAAGCGTCCGCTGA